A stretch of the Pseudomonas sp. ACM7 genome encodes the following:
- a CDS encoding formate/nitrite transporter family protein yields MDAQKDGKTPNLSPEEQHDVDKSQPPRAAVLHEIIRTQGDQELERSVAALWWSALAAGLTMGLSLMAMGLLNSRLPDGEGFKVIASFGYCAGFLAVILARQQLFTENTLTAVLPIMTKPTLNNFGRLLRLWSVVLVGNLCGTLLVAYVMLNLPIFDSKTDLAFLDIGRKIMENDASQMFAKGIVSGWMIATMVWMIPSMESAKMWIIILITYLMALGDFTHIVVGSAEVSYLVFAGELPWKDFWLVFAGPTLAGNIIGGSFIFALISHAQIRSESGPPKKSTDQGPEPDPQKTTK; encoded by the coding sequence ATGGACGCGCAAAAAGACGGCAAGACCCCGAACCTCTCGCCTGAAGAACAGCACGACGTCGACAAGAGCCAGCCACCGCGGGCGGCGGTGTTGCACGAAATCATCCGCACCCAGGGCGATCAGGAACTCGAACGCAGCGTCGCCGCCTTGTGGTGGTCGGCGCTGGCCGCCGGCCTGACCATGGGCCTGTCGCTGATGGCCATGGGGCTGCTCAATTCCCGTCTGCCGGACGGCGAAGGCTTCAAGGTGATTGCCAGTTTCGGTTACTGCGCAGGCTTTCTCGCGGTGATCCTCGCCCGTCAGCAGTTGTTCACCGAAAACACCCTGACGGCGGTGCTGCCGATCATGACCAAGCCCACACTGAACAATTTCGGTCGATTGCTACGCCTGTGGTCGGTGGTGCTGGTGGGCAACCTCTGCGGCACGTTGCTGGTGGCGTATGTGATGCTGAATCTGCCGATTTTCGACAGCAAGACCGACCTGGCCTTCCTTGATATCGGGCGCAAGATCATGGAGAACGACGCCAGCCAGATGTTTGCCAAAGGCATTGTGTCGGGCTGGATGATCGCCACCATGGTCTGGATGATTCCGTCCATGGAGAGCGCGAAGATGTGGATCATCATCCTCATCACCTACCTAATGGCGCTGGGGGATTTCACCCACATCGTGGTCGGTTCGGCCGAGGTCTCGTATCTGGTGTTTGCCGGCGAGTTGCCGTGGAAGGATTTCTGGCTGGTGTTCGCCGGGCCGACGCTGGCGGGGAACATCATCGGCGGCAGCTTCATCTTCGCGCTGATCAGCCATGCGCAGATTCGCAGCGAGAGCGGGCCGCCGAAGAAGTCTACGGATCAAGGCCCGGAGCCCGACCCGCAGAAGACCACAAAGTAA
- a CDS encoding MFS transporter: MPLALLALAVAAFGIGTTEFVIMGLLPDVARDLAVSIPHAGLLITGYALGVVFGAPILAVGTANMPRKATLLGMTLMFILGNILCALAPNYATLMAARVVTALCHGAFFGIGSVVAAGLVAPNKRAQAIAMMFTGLTLANVLGVPLGTALGQYAGWRSTFWAVSVIGVIAAIAQWVWLPKDIAMDKANLASEFKVLGKVNVLLALGMSVLASTSLFSVFTYIAPILQDITGVSPHGVTIMLLLFGVGLTAGSMLGGRLADSRLLPSLVGMALAVLVVLAAFTQTSHSVIPAAITLVLWGIFAFALCPILQLLIIDQAHEAPNLGSTLNQSAFNLGNAAGAWIGGLVVASGADLADLPWTGALVSGLTVLTALFYIYLQRRGVAAVNVSG, from the coding sequence ATGCCACTCGCCTTGCTTGCCCTCGCCGTTGCCGCGTTCGGCATCGGCACCACTGAATTCGTCATCATGGGCTTGCTGCCCGATGTCGCCCGCGACCTCGCCGTGAGCATCCCCCACGCGGGCCTGCTGATCACCGGCTACGCCCTGGGCGTGGTGTTCGGTGCGCCGATCCTCGCGGTCGGCACCGCCAACATGCCGCGCAAAGCCACGCTGCTGGGCATGACCCTGATGTTCATCCTCGGCAACATTCTTTGCGCATTGGCGCCGAACTACGCCACGCTGATGGCCGCACGAGTGGTCACCGCGCTCTGCCATGGTGCGTTCTTCGGCATCGGTTCGGTGGTTGCCGCCGGTTTGGTGGCACCTAACAAACGCGCCCAAGCGATTGCGATGATGTTCACCGGCCTGACCCTGGCCAACGTGCTGGGCGTGCCTTTGGGCACCGCGCTCGGGCAATACGCCGGCTGGCGCTCGACGTTCTGGGCGGTGTCGGTAATCGGCGTGATTGCCGCGATCGCGCAGTGGGTCTGGTTGCCGAAGGACATCGCCATGGACAAAGCCAACCTCGCCAGCGAGTTCAAAGTGCTGGGCAAGGTCAACGTGTTGTTGGCGCTGGGCATGAGCGTGCTGGCGTCGACCAGCCTGTTCAGCGTCTTCACTTACATTGCCCCCATCCTGCAGGACATCACCGGCGTCAGCCCGCATGGCGTGACCATCATGCTGCTGCTATTCGGTGTCGGACTGACGGCGGGCAGCATGCTCGGCGGTCGCCTGGCTGACAGTCGATTGCTGCCGTCGCTGGTGGGCATGGCGCTGGCCGTTTTGGTCGTGCTGGCGGCATTCACGCAGACCAGTCACTCGGTGATTCCGGCGGCGATCACGCTGGTGTTGTGGGGCATCTTCGCCTTTGCCCTGTGCCCGATTTTGCAATTGCTGATCATCGATCAGGCCCATGAAGCGCCGAATCTGGGTTCAACGCTGAACCAGAGCGCGTTCAACCTCGGCAACGCGGCCGGTGCGTGGATTGGTGGGCTGGTCGTTGCCAGTGGCGCGGATCTGGCGGACTTGCCGTGGACCGGCGCGCTGGTCAGTGGATTAACGGTGCTGACGGCGCTTTTCTACATCTATCTGCAACGTCGCGGTGTTGCTGCGGTCAATGTGTCCGGCTAA